Proteins from one Mesorhizobium sp. M9A.F.Ca.ET.002.03.1.2 genomic window:
- a CDS encoding VOC family protein, translating to MAKAIHTMIRVLDEARSVDFYRRAFGLDVAERLDFETFTLVYLSNADAEFEVELTVNKGRQEPYALGDGYGHLAVSVADLDSEHDRLGALGLNPKKIVEFNRDGALLARFFFIEDPDGYKIEVLQRQGRFK from the coding sequence TTGGCAAAGGCGATCCACACCATGATCCGGGTTCTGGACGAGGCCCGGTCCGTCGACTTCTACCGGAGAGCCTTTGGGCTGGACGTCGCTGAACGGCTCGATTTCGAGACCTTTACACTCGTCTATTTGAGCAATGCCGACGCGGAGTTCGAAGTCGAGCTCACCGTCAACAAGGGCCGGCAGGAGCCTTATGCGCTCGGCGACGGCTACGGCCACCTCGCGGTTTCGGTCGCCGATCTGGACAGCGAACACGACCGGCTTGGTGCGCTTGGCCTGAACCCGAAGAAGATCGTCGAGTTCAACCGCGACGGAGCGCTGCTCGCGCGCTTCTTCTTCATCGAGGATCCCGACGGCTACAAAATCGAGGTTCTGCAGCGCCAGGGCCGGTTCAAATAG
- a CDS encoding gluconate 2-dehydrogenase subunit 3 family protein, translated as MVTIYERKLGERKPGLSRRELLKRGGVGALLVISGSAVISPEHAWGLETSALKPETMATLIQMARDIYPHDQVPDKYYAIAVKAHDEQAGKDPAHKDLIENGIADLDLKSGKDGYTGLGWEEQRVAALRQIEDTPFFQAIRGGLVVGLYNQKEVWPIFGYEGESYSKGGYMARGFDDIEWL; from the coding sequence ATGGTCACCATCTATGAGAGAAAGCTCGGGGAGAGAAAGCCCGGGCTATCGCGGCGCGAGCTTCTGAAGCGCGGCGGTGTCGGCGCGTTGCTGGTCATTTCGGGCAGTGCCGTCATCAGCCCGGAACATGCCTGGGGTCTCGAAACATCCGCGCTCAAGCCCGAAACCATGGCAACCTTGATCCAGATGGCGCGTGACATCTACCCGCACGACCAAGTGCCTGACAAATATTACGCAATCGCTGTCAAGGCGCATGACGAGCAGGCCGGCAAGGACCCTGCCCATAAGGACCTCATCGAAAACGGCATCGCCGATCTCGACTTGAAGTCGGGCAAGGACGGCTACACCGGTCTCGGCTGGGAGGAGCAGCGCGTTGCTGCGCTGAGACAGATCGAGGACACGCCGTTCTTCCAGGCAATCCGCGGCGGGCTTGTCGTCGGCCTCTACAACCAGAAAGAGGTCTGGCCGATCTTCGGCTACGAGGGCGAGTCCTACTCCAAGGGCGGCTACATGGCGCGTGGGTTCGACGACATCGAGTGGCTCTGA
- a CDS encoding GMC family oxidoreductase: MAAPFDLKNDGVVVIIGSGAGGGTLGNELAQKGIDVVILEAGGRHEYEDFINDEWDSFAQLAWTDKRTTSGDWRVAKDFPNLPAWIVKAVGGSTTHWAGASLRFQEHEFKTLSTYGKLEGANLLDWPITLADLEPYYAKAEDKLGVTLTNNIPGLPGNNNFKVMKAGADKLGYKECHTGRMAINSEPRDDRNACQQTGFCFQGCKWGAKWSTLYTEIPKGEATGHLEVRPNAMAIKINHDASGKVTGVVYADKDGKLQEQKARIVAVAGNSIESPRLLLNSASSQFPDGLANSSGQVGKNYMRHTTGSVYGVFDKPVHMYRGTTMAGIIRDEARNDPSRGFVGGYELETLSLGLPFMAAFLNPGGWGRSFTTALDHYDHMAGMWIVGEDMPREENRITLHADMKDEHGMPVADVHFDDHANDTAMRDHAYSRGSALYAAVGATRTFPTPPYPSTHNLGTNRMSEKAADGVVNKHGQTHDIKNLFVSDGSQFTTGGAENPTLTIVSLAIRQADYIAEQMSAKSI, from the coding sequence ATGGCAGCACCATTTGATCTCAAGAACGATGGCGTGGTCGTCATCATCGGCTCGGGCGCCGGCGGCGGCACGCTCGGCAACGAACTTGCCCAGAAGGGCATCGATGTCGTCATCCTGGAGGCGGGCGGGCGTCACGAATACGAGGATTTCATCAACGACGAGTGGGATTCATTCGCCCAGCTCGCCTGGACGGACAAGCGCACGACCTCGGGCGACTGGCGGGTGGCGAAGGATTTCCCCAACCTGCCGGCGTGGATCGTCAAGGCTGTCGGCGGCTCGACCACGCACTGGGCGGGCGCATCGCTGCGGTTCCAGGAGCACGAATTCAAAACGCTTTCGACCTACGGAAAACTGGAAGGCGCAAACCTGCTCGATTGGCCGATCACGCTTGCCGACCTGGAGCCCTACTACGCAAAGGCCGAAGACAAGCTGGGCGTGACGCTCACCAACAACATCCCAGGACTTCCCGGCAACAACAACTTCAAGGTGATGAAGGCCGGCGCCGACAAGCTCGGCTACAAGGAGTGCCACACCGGCCGGATGGCGATCAATTCCGAGCCGCGTGACGACCGCAATGCCTGCCAGCAGACCGGCTTCTGCTTCCAAGGCTGCAAATGGGGCGCCAAATGGTCGACGCTGTATACCGAAATCCCCAAGGGCGAGGCGACCGGCCACCTCGAGGTCAGGCCAAATGCCATGGCGATCAAGATCAACCACGATGCGTCAGGCAAGGTGACCGGCGTCGTCTATGCCGACAAGGACGGCAAGCTGCAGGAACAGAAGGCCCGCATCGTTGCCGTCGCCGGAAACTCGATCGAGAGCCCGCGGCTGCTGCTCAACTCGGCATCGAGCCAGTTTCCCGACGGTCTCGCCAATTCGTCGGGGCAGGTGGGCAAGAACTATATGCGCCACACCACGGGCTCGGTCTACGGCGTCTTCGACAAGCCGGTGCATATGTATCGCGGCACCACCATGGCGGGGATCATCCGCGACGAAGCACGCAACGATCCTTCGCGCGGCTTCGTCGGCGGCTACGAACTCGAGACGCTCTCGCTCGGCCTGCCGTTCATGGCCGCCTTCCTCAATCCCGGCGGTTGGGGACGTTCCTTTACCACGGCGCTGGATCACTACGACCATATGGCCGGCATGTGGATCGTCGGAGAAGACATGCCGCGCGAGGAAAATCGCATCACGCTGCATGCCGATATGAAGGACGAGCACGGCATGCCGGTGGCGGACGTGCATTTCGACGACCATGCCAACGACACGGCGATGCGCGACCACGCCTACAGCCGAGGTTCGGCGCTTTACGCAGCGGTGGGCGCAACGCGGACCTTCCCGACGCCGCCCTATCCATCGACCCACAATCTCGGTACCAACCGGATGAGCGAAAAGGCGGCCGACGGCGTCGTCAACAAGCATGGCCAGACGCACGACATCAAGAACCTGTTCGTGTCGGACGGCAGCCAGTTCACCACTGGGGGCGCCGAAAATCCGACATTGACGATCGTGTCGCTGGCGATCCGCCAGGCCGACTATATCGCCGAACAGATGTCGGCGAAGAGCATTTAG
- the urtA gene encoding urea ABC transporter substrate-binding protein — protein MRGSFSTITKAFSASVVAAGLLMSVPAKAAEDTIKVGILHSLSGTMAISETTLKDAMLMLIEEQNAKGGLLGKKLEAVVVDPASNWPLFAEKARELISKDKVAAVFGCWTSVSRKSVLPVFSELDNILFYPVQYEGEESERNVFYTGAAPNQQAIPAVDYLMSEDGGSVKRWVLEGTDYVYPRTTNKILEAYLKAKGVAAEDIMVNYTPFGFSDWQTEVSAIKKFGSAGKKTAVVSTVNGDANVPFYKELGNQGIKAEDIPVMAFSVGEEELAGLDTGPLVGHLAAWNYFQSVDTPENEKFIADWHKFIKNDKRTTNDPMEAHYVGFNMWVKAVEKAGTTDPEKVIDAVIGVSVPNLTGGYSTMMPNHHITKPVLIGEIQADGQFETVSQTPGLVMGDEWSDFLPDSKDLISDWRAPLSCGNFNVATGKCGGKGTN, from the coding sequence ATGAGGGGCAGTTTCTCGACAATAACAAAGGCGTTTTCGGCAAGCGTGGTGGCCGCCGGCCTGCTGATGAGCGTCCCAGCCAAGGCGGCTGAGGACACGATCAAGGTGGGTATTCTCCATTCGCTGTCGGGGACCATGGCGATTTCGGAGACGACGCTGAAGGACGCCATGCTGATGCTCATCGAGGAGCAGAACGCCAAGGGCGGCCTGCTCGGCAAGAAACTCGAAGCGGTCGTCGTCGACCCGGCGTCCAACTGGCCGCTGTTCGCCGAAAAGGCTCGTGAGCTGATCTCCAAGGACAAGGTCGCGGCGGTGTTCGGTTGTTGGACCTCCGTGTCCCGCAAGTCGGTGCTGCCGGTGTTCAGCGAACTCGACAACATCCTGTTCTATCCCGTCCAGTATGAGGGCGAGGAGAGCGAGCGCAATGTGTTCTACACCGGTGCGGCGCCGAACCAGCAGGCTATTCCCGCCGTCGACTATCTGATGAGCGAAGACGGCGGTTCGGTGAAACGCTGGGTGCTTGAAGGCACCGACTACGTCTACCCGCGCACCACCAACAAGATTCTCGAGGCCTATCTGAAGGCCAAGGGCGTCGCCGCCGAAGACATCATGGTCAACTACACACCGTTCGGCTTCTCCGACTGGCAGACCGAAGTCTCGGCGATCAAGAAATTCGGCTCGGCCGGCAAGAAGACCGCCGTCGTCTCGACGGTCAATGGCGACGCCAACGTGCCGTTCTACAAGGAGCTCGGCAACCAGGGCATCAAGGCGGAGGACATTCCGGTCATGGCCTTCTCGGTCGGCGAGGAAGAGCTTGCCGGCCTCGATACCGGTCCTCTGGTCGGTCACCTTGCCGCCTGGAACTATTTCCAGAGCGTCGATACGCCCGAGAACGAGAAGTTCATCGCCGACTGGCACAAGTTCATTAAGAACGACAAGCGCACCACCAACGACCCGATGGAAGCCCACTATGTCGGCTTCAACATGTGGGTGAAGGCGGTCGAGAAGGCCGGCACCACCGATCCCGAAAAGGTCATCGATGCCGTGATCGGCGTCTCGGTGCCGAACCTGACCGGTGGTTATTCGACCATGATGCCGAACCACCACATCACCAAGCCGGTGCTGATCGGCGAAATCCAGGCCGACGGCCAGTTCGAGACCGTCTCGCAGACGCCTGGCCTGGTGATGGGCGACGAGTGGTCCGACTTTCTGCCTGATTCGAAGGACCTGATCTCCGATTGGCGCGCGCCTCTGTCCTGCGGCAACTTCAATGTCGCCACCGGCAAGTGCGGCGGCAAGGGAACCAACTGA
- the urtB gene encoding urea ABC transporter permease subunit UrtB, which produces MIFIRAIGLTLLLLLGMLLQSNAAEADLRAIIAKFASASNFSAIEAVVHELAATGDRVVERPLAALAEGRLYVRKADSLVFVGKEGGAGIELLDPLSGAKSGDAAKGDITKVKVNNTLRRAIRDALGTLTLGAKDPAARIAAADTMFKTPDAANIEPLDAAIANETVASVKALLEQARAASVLVSDGPEADKLAAIALIGARGDRDALSLLTSVEANSDSTVKDAATAAMARINSTLALWDAGQNVWYGISLGSVLLLAAIGLAITFGVMGVINMAHGEMVMLGAYTTFVVQEVIRSSFPGLFDWSLVIALPLAFLVAALVGLVIERGVIRFLYGRPLETLLATWGVSLILQQAVRTIFGPTNQEVGNPSWMSGSFDIGQLAVTWNRLWILVFSLCVFAVLLYVMKRTPWGLQMRAVTANRRMAASMGIRTPWVDALTFALGSGIAGIAGVALSQIDNVSPNLGRGYIIDSFMVVVFGGVGNLWGTLVGAFSLGIVNKFLEPYAGAVLGKIVVLVLIILFIQKRPRGLFALKGRAVEA; this is translated from the coding sequence ATGATCTTCATCCGCGCGATTGGCCTGACGCTGCTCCTTCTCCTGGGGATGCTGTTGCAGTCGAACGCCGCCGAAGCCGATCTGCGCGCCATCATCGCCAAATTTGCCTCTGCCTCGAATTTCTCGGCGATCGAAGCTGTCGTGCACGAGCTCGCGGCCACCGGCGACCGTGTCGTCGAACGCCCGCTTGCCGCGCTTGCCGAAGGTCGTCTTTACGTCCGCAAGGCCGATTCCCTGGTTTTCGTCGGCAAGGAGGGCGGCGCCGGCATTGAACTGCTCGACCCGCTGAGCGGTGCAAAGTCCGGCGACGCGGCCAAGGGCGACATCACCAAGGTCAAGGTCAACAACACGCTGCGCCGCGCCATCCGCGATGCGCTGGGCACGCTGACGCTCGGCGCGAAAGATCCGGCCGCGCGCATTGCCGCCGCCGACACCATGTTCAAGACGCCCGATGCCGCAAACATCGAGCCGCTCGATGCCGCGATCGCCAATGAGACCGTGGCAAGCGTCAAGGCGCTGCTCGAACAGGCCCGCGCCGCATCGGTTCTCGTTTCCGACGGGCCGGAGGCCGACAAACTGGCGGCGATCGCCCTGATCGGCGCGCGCGGCGACCGCGACGCGCTGTCCCTGCTGACCTCCGTCGAGGCCAATTCCGACAGCACGGTCAAGGACGCGGCGACGGCGGCGATGGCCAGGATCAATTCGACTTTGGCGCTATGGGATGCGGGCCAGAACGTCTGGTACGGCATCTCGCTCGGGTCGGTGCTGCTGCTGGCGGCGATCGGCCTCGCCATCACCTTCGGCGTCATGGGCGTCATCAACATGGCGCATGGCGAAATGGTCATGCTCGGCGCCTACACCACCTTTGTCGTGCAGGAAGTGATCCGCAGTTCGTTTCCCGGCCTGTTCGACTGGTCGCTGGTCATCGCGCTGCCGCTCGCCTTCCTCGTTGCGGCGCTCGTCGGTCTTGTCATCGAGCGCGGCGTCATCCGTTTCCTCTACGGCCGGCCGCTGGAGACGCTGCTGGCGACATGGGGTGTCTCGCTGATCCTGCAACAGGCGGTGCGCACCATCTTCGGGCCGACAAACCAGGAGGTCGGCAATCCGTCGTGGATGTCCGGTTCGTTCGATATCGGCCAGCTTGCCGTGACCTGGAACCGACTCTGGATCCTTGTCTTCTCGCTCTGCGTGTTCGCGGTGCTGCTTTATGTGATGAAGCGCACACCCTGGGGCCTGCAGATGCGCGCCGTCACTGCCAACCGCCGCATGGCCGCCTCCATGGGCATCAGGACGCCGTGGGTCGACGCGCTGACCTTCGCGCTGGGTTCCGGCATCGCCGGCATTGCCGGTGTCGCGCTCAGCCAGATCGACAACGTCTCGCCCAATCTCGGCCGGGGCTATATCATCGACAGCTTCATGGTCGTCGTCTTCGGCGGCGTCGGCAATCTCTGGGGCACGCTGGTCGGCGCCTTCTCGCTCGGCATCGTCAACAAGTTCCTCGAACCCTATGCCGGGGCGGTCCTCGGCAAGATCGTCGTCCTGGTCCTCATCATCCTGTTCATCCAGAAACGTCCGCGCGGCCTGTTCGCGCTGAAGGGCAGGGCGGTGGAAGCATGA